From one Pogoniulus pusillus isolate bPogPus1 unplaced genomic scaffold, bPogPus1.pri S76, whole genome shotgun sequence genomic stretch:
- the SMUG1 gene encoding single-strand selective monofunctional uracil DNA glycosylase: protein MEEAAAEAAPAVTAAAAEAKAAEEEEEDEDEDEEGAEGPEGELAERFLRLEQEQLAALRGLALGGEPVSLIYSPLEYAWEPHCCFVRRYCRGPKRVLFLGMNPGPFGMAQTGVPFGEAWHVREWLGVSGGVGKPPQEHPKRPVLGLSCPRAEVSGARFWGLIRSLCPDPHRFFRHCFVHNHCPLLFLAASGRNLTPAELPAARRCQLLAACDRALARAVGTLGVGMVVGLGRFAERRARRALAAAGTAVRVESLPHPSPRSARARGGWERLARERLAELGVLRLLAAGGGGGGTVPGSGR from the exons atggaggaggcagcagctgaggcagcgcCGGCGGTgaccgcggcggcggcggaggcgaAAGccgcggaggaggaggaggaggatgaggatgaggatgaggagggagctgaggggcccGAGGGCGAGCTGGCGGAGCGGTTCCTgcggctggagcaggagcagctggcggCGCTGCGGGGGCTGGCGCTGGGCGGGGAGCCTGTGAGCCTCATCTACAGCCCCCTGGAGTACGCCTGGGAGCCTCACTGCTGCTTCGTGCGGCGCTACTGCCGCGGCCCCAAGCGCGTCCTCTTCCTGGGCATGAACCCGGGGCCCTTCGGCATGGCCCAGACCGGG GTGCCCTTCGGAGAGGCCTGGCACGTCCGGGAGTGGCTGGGGGTCagcgggggggtggggaagcCCCCCCAGGAGCACCCCAAGCGCCcggtgctggggctgagctgccccCGGGCCGAGGTGAGCGGCGCCAGGTTCTGGGGGCTCATCCGCAGCCTCTGCCCCGACCCCCACCGCTTCTTCCGCCACTGCTTCGTCCACAACCActgccccctcctcttcctcgccGCCAGCGGCCGCAACCTCACCCCCGCCGAGCTGCCCGCGGCGCggcggtgccagctgctggcggCCTGCGACCGGGCGCTGGCGCGGGCCGTGGGCACCCTGGGCGTGGGCATGGTCGTGGGGCTGGGCCGGTTCGCGGAGCGCAGGGCGCGGCGGGCGCTGGCGGCGGCGGGCACCGCGGTGCGGGTAGAGAGCCtgccccacccctccccccgcAGCGCCCGCGCCCGCGGCGGCTGGGAGCGGCTGGCACGGGAGCGGCTGgcggagctgggggtgctgcggctgctggcggcgggcggcggcggggggggcaCGGTGCCAGGCTCGGGCAGGTAG
- the CBX5 gene encoding chromobox protein homolog 5 has product MGKRSKRAADSSSSGDEEEYVVEKVLDRRVVKGQAEYLLKWKGFSEEHNTWEPEKNLDCPELISEFMRKYKKMKEGEGNRQRDRAEGAKRKGLGAGGDDVRAKKKREGSDIARGFERGLEPEKIIGATDSCGDLMFLMKWKDTDEADLVLAKEANLKCPQIVIAFYEERLTWHAYPEDSDKEREAPRS; this is encoded by the exons ATGGGCAAGAGGAGCAAGCGGGCAGCTGACAGCTCTTCCTCGGGCGACGAGGAGGAGTATGTGGTGGAGAAGGTGCTGGACCGGAGAGTGGTGAAGGGGCAGGCTGAGTACCTGCTCAAGTGGAAAGGCTTCTCCGA GGAGCACAACACCTGGGAGCCGGAGAAGAACTTGGACTGCCCGGAGCTGATCTCGGAGTTCATGAGGAAGTACAAGAAGATGAAGGAGGGAGAAGGCAacaggcagagggacagggccGAGGgcgccaagaggaaagggctgGGGGCCGGCGGGGACGACGTCAGGGCCAAGAAGAAGAGGGAG GGCAGTGACATCGCCAGAGGCTTCGAGCGGGGGCTGGAGCCGGAGAAGATCATTGGCGCCACAGACTCCTGCGGGGACCTCATGTTCCTGATGAAGTG gaagGACACAGACGAGGCTGACCTGGtgctggccaaggaggccaaccTCAAGTGCCCTCAGATCGTCATCGCCTTCTACGAGGAGCGCCTGACCTGGCATGCATACCCCGAGGACAGCGACAAAGAACGGGAGGCCCCCCGGAGCTAA